From the genome of Pseudomonas sp. AB6, one region includes:
- a CDS encoding TIGR03862 family flavoprotein yields MTSTHSAVPLTVAIIGGGPAGLMAAEVLSQAGIKVDLYDAMPSVGRKFLLAGVGGMNITHSEPYPAFLARYAERSPFIAPLLQSFGADTLRDWIHQLGIETFVGSSGRVFPADMKAAPLLRAWLKRLRDAGVVIHTRHRWLGWNADGSLRIANAEKEQKIKPDALLLALGGASWARLGSDGAWLPLLEQQGIAMKALQPSNCGFEVTGWSELLRSKFSGAPLKNIAIGLRGQIPRLGECVVTATGVEGSLIYALSAQIREQINQQGFSTVEIDLLPGKNIDNIQAALTKPRGSRSMSKHLHGQLGIDGVKAALLRELAPAEVFADPLLLSQTLKTLPLKLVKPRPLDEAISTAGGVPFEALTQELMLKHLPGVFCAGEMLDWEAPTGGYLLTACFSSGQAAGLGIARWLKRL; encoded by the coding sequence ATGACCTCTACCCATTCAGCAGTCCCCCTTACAGTCGCGATCATCGGTGGCGGCCCTGCTGGACTGATGGCGGCTGAAGTTTTGAGCCAAGCGGGAATCAAGGTCGATCTGTACGACGCTATGCCGTCGGTGGGTAGAAAATTTCTGCTGGCAGGCGTCGGCGGCATGAACATAACCCATTCAGAGCCTTACCCGGCGTTTCTCGCTCGATACGCTGAACGTTCGCCATTTATTGCACCACTGCTGCAAAGTTTTGGCGCTGACACGTTGCGCGACTGGATTCATCAGTTGGGCATCGAGACCTTTGTTGGCAGCTCCGGTCGTGTATTCCCCGCCGACATGAAAGCCGCGCCGCTTTTGCGCGCCTGGCTCAAGCGCTTGCGCGACGCGGGCGTGGTGATCCACACCCGCCACCGCTGGCTGGGCTGGAACGCCGATGGCAGTCTGCGAATCGCCAATGCTGAGAAGGAGCAGAAGATCAAACCGGACGCGCTGCTCCTCGCCTTGGGCGGCGCTAGTTGGGCGCGTCTGGGTTCCGATGGCGCATGGTTGCCCTTGCTCGAACAACAAGGCATCGCTATGAAGGCTTTGCAACCCAGCAACTGCGGGTTTGAAGTGACGGGATGGAGCGAGTTACTGCGCAGCAAATTTTCAGGCGCACCGCTGAAGAACATTGCTATCGGATTACGCGGGCAAATACCGCGCTTGGGCGAATGCGTTGTGACCGCGACGGGCGTCGAGGGCAGCTTGATTTACGCGCTGTCAGCGCAGATTCGGGAGCAGATCAATCAGCAGGGATTTTCCACCGTGGAGATTGACCTGCTGCCAGGAAAAAACATCGACAACATCCAGGCCGCGCTGACGAAACCGCGTGGTTCGCGTTCGATGTCCAAACACTTGCACGGCCAGCTAGGGATTGATGGCGTGAAGGCGGCTTTGCTGCGCGAATTGGCGCCAGCTGAGGTCTTTGCAGACCCACTGCTGTTGAGCCAAACACTGAAAACCCTGCCGCTGAAACTGGTTAAACCGCGCCCCCTCGATGAAGCCATCAGCACCGCAGGCGGTGTTCCTTTTGAGGCGCTGACCCAAGAACTGATGCTCAAACACTTGCCAGGTGTGTTCTGCGCGGGCGAAATGCTCGACTGGGAAGCACCCACCGGTGGCTACTTGTTGACCGCGTGCTTCTCCAGCGGCCAAGCGGCCGGGCTGGGAATAGCCCGCTGGCTAAAGCGCTTGTAG
- a CDS encoding DEAD/DEAH box helicase: protein MTFATLGLIEPLLRAVTALGYQTPTPVQAQAIPPVLAGRDLMAAAQTGTGKTAGFALPLLQRLTMEGPKVAANSVRALVLVPTRELAEQVHANIEQYNENLPLKTYAAYGGVSINPQMMKLRSGVDVLVATPGRLLDLYRQKALKFNQLQILVLDEADRMLDLGFSEELRDIYAALPKRRQTLLFSATFSDAIRQLAGQMLDDPLTIEVSPRNVAASSVKQWVVPVDKKRKTELFIHLLKKQHWGQVLVFAKTRIGVDQLVERLQGLGINADGIHGDKPQATRQRALDRFKASEVKILVATDVAARGLDIEDLPTVVNFDLPIVAEDYIHRIGRTGRAGLTGEAISFVCADEVELLSAIETLTRQTLDRHEEQDFEPEHRVPATDASGQILKKPKKPKKPKVPGGAKRNLGKWVDSNEKAADIPAVKAVRKVPVFNTGPRKKKP from the coding sequence ATGACATTCGCCACTCTCGGCCTGATCGAACCCCTGTTGCGTGCCGTTACGGCCCTCGGCTACCAGACTCCGACGCCTGTTCAGGCTCAGGCGATTCCGCCGGTGCTGGCTGGCCGCGACTTGATGGCCGCCGCTCAAACCGGAACCGGCAAGACCGCCGGTTTCGCCTTGCCTTTGCTGCAGCGCTTGACGATGGAAGGCCCGAAAGTAGCCGCCAACTCGGTACGGGCGCTGGTGTTGGTGCCAACTCGCGAATTGGCCGAGCAGGTTCACGCAAACATTGAGCAGTACAACGAAAACCTGCCGCTGAAAACCTACGCGGCGTATGGCGGCGTCAGCATCAATCCGCAAATGATGAAGCTGCGCAGCGGCGTGGATGTATTGGTGGCCACACCGGGTCGTCTGCTTGATCTTTATCGGCAGAAAGCGCTGAAATTCAACCAACTGCAAATTCTGGTTCTGGATGAGGCCGACCGCATGCTCGACCTCGGTTTCTCCGAAGAGCTGCGCGACATCTATGCCGCGCTGCCGAAACGCCGCCAGACGCTGTTGTTTTCGGCGACCTTCTCTGATGCGATTCGTCAGTTGGCAGGTCAGATGCTCGACGACCCGCTGACCATTGAAGTCAGCCCGCGTAACGTCGCCGCCAGCTCAGTGAAGCAGTGGGTGGTGCCGGTCGACAAGAAACGTAAGACCGAGCTGTTTATTCATTTGCTGAAAAAGCAGCATTGGGGTCAGGTATTGGTGTTCGCCAAGACCCGCATTGGCGTTGATCAATTGGTCGAGCGTTTGCAAGGTCTCGGTATCAATGCCGACGGTATTCACGGCGACAAACCCCAAGCCACCCGCCAGCGTGCGCTGGACCGTTTCAAGGCCAGCGAGGTCAAGATTCTGGTGGCCACCGATGTCGCTGCTCGTGGTCTGGACATCGAAGACCTGCCAACGGTGGTCAACTTCGACCTGCCCATCGTGGCCGAAGATTACATCCACCGTATCGGCCGCACCGGTCGTGCCGGGCTTACCGGCGAAGCCATTTCGTTCGTTTGCGCCGATGAAGTTGAATTGCTTTCTGCCATCGAAACTCTGACTCGTCAGACGCTGGATCGCCACGAAGAGCAGGACTTTGAGCCGGAACATCGGGTGCCAGCCACTGACGCCAGCGGCCAGATCCTGAAAAAACCCAAGAAGCCGAAAAAACCCAAAGTACCGGGTGGCGCCAAGCGCAACCTGGGTAAATGGGTCGACAGCAACGAGAAGGCGGCCGACATCCCTGCAGTCAAAGCCGTGCGCAAAGTGCCCGTGTTCAACACCGGACCGCGCAAGAAAAAGCCTTAA
- the yedA gene encoding drug/metabolite exporter YedA — protein MPTSRRFPLILIGAFFALYVIWGSTYLVIRIGVASWPPLMLAGIRFTIAGGLFYAFLRFRGAPAPTWKQWRAAGVIGFLLLGCGNGGITLAEHAGVASGVAALSVAVVPLFTLLFGLLWGHRNTRLEWAGIFLGLIGIGLLNMGSNLQSSPYGAALVIFAAASWAFGSVWSKSLPLPPGPMASAAEMIVAGGALLLASAVRGERLEQMPPAAGWGALAYLVVFGSIVAFSAYMYLLKNVRPAAATSYCYVNPAVAVLLGMLFAGEHIGIEECLAMAVIISAVVLIGLPQWRKRSQPQPVPLETEQEQAGSVRTG, from the coding sequence ATGCCGACTTCTCGCCGTTTTCCTCTGATTTTAATCGGAGCCTTCTTTGCCCTCTACGTGATTTGGGGATCGACCTATTTGGTGATCCGCATTGGTGTCGCGTCGTGGCCGCCGCTGATGCTGGCCGGGATTCGGTTCACGATCGCGGGCGGTCTGTTTTATGCCTTCCTGCGTTTTCGCGGCGCTCCTGCGCCTACGTGGAAGCAATGGCGAGCGGCGGGAGTGATCGGCTTTCTGCTGCTGGGCTGCGGCAACGGCGGTATTACACTGGCCGAGCACGCAGGCGTAGCGTCAGGCGTTGCGGCGCTGTCTGTTGCTGTGGTGCCGTTGTTCACACTCCTGTTTGGCTTGCTGTGGGGGCATCGCAACACGCGTTTGGAATGGGCGGGCATCTTTCTTGGATTGATCGGCATCGGCCTGCTCAACATGGGGTCTAACCTGCAATCCAGCCCTTATGGTGCCGCATTAGTGATCTTCGCGGCGGCCTCGTGGGCGTTCGGCTCGGTGTGGAGCAAAAGCCTGCCTTTGCCACCCGGCCCCATGGCCAGCGCGGCAGAAATGATTGTGGCCGGGGGCGCGTTATTGCTAGCCAGTGCCGTGCGCGGTGAGCGCCTGGAACAGATGCCGCCCGCTGCAGGCTGGGGCGCTTTGGCGTATCTGGTGGTGTTCGGTTCCATCGTCGCGTTCAGTGCTTACATGTACCTGCTGAAAAACGTCCGTCCGGCGGCCGCGACTAGTTATTGCTATGTCAATCCGGCGGTGGCGGTGCTGTTGGGTATGCTCTTTGCCGGTGAACATATCGGTATCGAAGAGTGTTTGGCCATGGCGGTGATCATTAGCGCTGTCGTGTTGATCGGCTTACCTCAGTGGCGCAAGCGATCGCAGCCACAGCCCGTGCCGCTGGAAACGGAACAGGAGCAGGCTGGATCGGTGCGGACAGGGTAA
- a CDS encoding 3'-5' exonuclease has translation MERIAVIDFETTGISPSHSCRATEIAVVIMEQGRIVERYQSLMNAGVRIPAFIEALTGISNSMLRTAPPATEVMQEVAEFVGSTPLVAHNASFDQKFWDYELSRIQRNREQSFACSMLLARRLMPSAPNHKLGTLTTWAKLPHTGKAHRAMADAEMAANLTVHLANELRQTHGISGVSHQFLCTLQKVPAAKISEALKRQRGF, from the coding sequence TTGGAACGTATTGCAGTCATCGACTTTGAAACCACCGGGATTTCCCCGAGCCACAGCTGTCGGGCGACTGAAATTGCGGTGGTCATCATGGAGCAAGGGCGCATTGTCGAGCGTTACCAAAGCCTGATGAATGCTGGTGTGCGTATTCCGGCGTTTATCGAAGCGCTGACCGGGATCAGCAATAGCATGCTGCGCACGGCGCCCCCTGCGACTGAGGTCATGCAGGAGGTGGCAGAATTCGTCGGCAGCACACCGTTGGTGGCGCACAACGCTTCGTTCGACCAGAAGTTCTGGGATTACGAGTTGTCGCGGATTCAGCGTAATCGCGAGCAGAGTTTTGCCTGCTCCATGCTGCTGGCGCGGCGCTTGATGCCAAGCGCGCCGAATCACAAGCTTGGCACCCTGACGACCTGGGCCAAACTGCCCCACACCGGCAAGGCTCACCGGGCCATGGCCGATGCCGAAATGGCCGCCAACTTGACCGTGCACTTGGCCAACGAATTGCGTCAGACCCACGGTATTTCCGGGGTTTCCCATCAGTTTTTGTGTACGCTGCAGAAAGTTCCGGCTGCAAAGATCAGCGAAGCCCTCAAACGCCAACGCGGGTTCTGA
- a CDS encoding NYN domain-containing protein encodes MKRIAVFADVQNLYYTVRQAHGCHFNYAALWADISQRGQIVEAYAYAIDRGDSKQQQFQQILRNLGFTVKLKPYIQRSDGSAKGDWDVGITIDIMDVAPHVDEVVLASGDGDFDLLLERIISKHGVEAIAYGVPGLTANSLIRAASRYVPIEGAFLLRS; translated from the coding sequence GTGAAAAGAATTGCTGTGTTCGCCGATGTACAGAACCTCTACTACACCGTACGCCAGGCCCATGGTTGCCATTTCAACTATGCCGCCCTGTGGGCCGATATCAGCCAGCGCGGGCAGATCGTCGAAGCCTATGCGTACGCCATCGACCGTGGCGACAGCAAGCAGCAGCAATTCCAGCAAATTTTGCGCAACCTTGGCTTCACGGTAAAACTCAAACCGTACATTCAGCGCAGCGATGGTTCGGCCAAGGGTGATTGGGATGTGGGCATCACTATCGACATCATGGACGTCGCGCCTCACGTCGATGAAGTGGTATTGGCTTCCGGTGATGGCGACTTTGATCTGCTGCTAGAGCGCATCATCAGCAAGCATGGGGTCGAGGCAATTGCCTATGGCGTGCCGGGGTTGACTGCCAATTCGCTGATTCGCGCCGCCAGCCGTTATGTGCCGATTGAAGGCGCGTTTCTTTTAAGAAGCTAA
- a CDS encoding DUF2076 domain-containing protein: MNSEEQTLIDGLFSKLRQAEADSAPRDTQAEARIKEHLTQQPALPYYMTQTILVQEAAIKQLDAQSKQLAEQVAQLQNQLQQTQAQLQQAQSAPAPSSGGFLSSIFGSSRDPAPQAQQSSFSQPRPASPQQSSGGWRESGPSQSPPPYNNAPQGNYNGPPQGQYQPQAAAAAPIGSGFLGGALKTAAGVAGGVMLAEGISSMFHHNQQPQEIVEVIQEPNRSNDNNSNGGDNGWGNDNQRVSGNDSFGNNDPNGGFADNSYGDDGGGFSDDDDSYV, encoded by the coding sequence ATGAACAGCGAAGAGCAAACCCTGATCGATGGTCTTTTCTCGAAATTGAGACAAGCCGAAGCGGATTCAGCCCCCCGTGACACCCAGGCTGAAGCACGGATCAAGGAACATCTGACTCAGCAGCCGGCTCTGCCGTACTACATGACGCAGACGATTCTGGTGCAAGAAGCCGCGATCAAGCAGCTCGATGCACAAAGCAAGCAGCTTGCCGAGCAAGTGGCTCAACTGCAAAACCAACTGCAGCAGACCCAAGCCCAGCTGCAACAGGCTCAGTCGGCGCCAGCGCCAAGCAGCGGTGGTTTCCTGTCGAGTATTTTCGGCAGCTCCCGTGATCCTGCGCCACAAGCCCAACAGTCGTCGTTCTCGCAGCCGCGGCCGGCATCGCCTCAGCAATCGTCTGGCGGCTGGCGTGAGTCCGGGCCTTCTCAGAGCCCGCCTCCGTACAACAACGCCCCGCAAGGCAACTACAACGGTCCGCCTCAGGGTCAATACCAGCCGCAAGCAGCGGCTGCCGCGCCGATTGGCAGCGGGTTTCTCGGTGGCGCATTGAAAACCGCCGCCGGCGTAGCGGGTGGTGTGATGCTGGCGGAAGGCATCAGTAGCATGTTCCATCACAACCAGCAGCCGCAGGAAATTGTTGAAGTCATTCAGGAGCCGAACCGCAGCAATGACAACAACTCCAATGGCGGCGACAACGGTTGGGGCAACGATAACCAGCGCGTGAGCGGTAACGACTCTTTTGGTAATAACGATCCAAACGGTGGGTTTGCCGACAATAGCTACGGCGACGACGGTGGTGGTTTTTCCGATGACGACGATTCCTACGTCTGA
- a CDS encoding YciC family protein, translating into MNPLTVLQDSLYFFRRNLSSIVMLCLPLVVLEALSKQALSNAMASNASQVYELLIGLLFYPLYTGALILFLDARSRSEQPRKRDLMAMALRLWPTFAVLSALSTLLIMFGLSMFIVPGIWVMVKLAFSEYLLVLRGITPLAAMRESIKMTQGHFLRILACVLCVYIPLSVLEGISLFILPEPQSAPVSLLIDSVSSFLQLFTSVVIFRLFMLINEPPAKGLTL; encoded by the coding sequence ATGAACCCGCTGACCGTTCTACAAGACTCGTTATATTTTTTCCGGCGCAATCTGAGCAGCATCGTCATGCTGTGCCTGCCACTGGTGGTGCTTGAAGCATTGAGCAAACAGGCACTAAGTAACGCAATGGCGTCCAACGCTTCGCAGGTTTACGAGTTACTGATCGGGCTGCTTTTTTACCCGCTGTACACTGGCGCACTGATCCTGTTTCTCGACGCCCGCAGCCGTAGCGAACAACCGCGCAAACGCGACTTGATGGCGATGGCCCTGCGCCTTTGGCCGACGTTCGCGGTGCTGTCGGCGTTGAGTACCTTGCTGATCATGTTTGGGTTATCGATGTTCATCGTTCCAGGCATATGGGTCATGGTCAAACTGGCGTTTTCCGAATACCTGCTGGTGCTGCGCGGCATAACACCGCTGGCCGCCATGCGTGAAAGCATCAAGATGACCCAAGGCCATTTTCTACGGATTTTGGCCTGTGTTTTGTGCGTCTATATTCCGCTGTCGGTGCTTGAAGGGATCAGCTTATTCATCTTGCCTGAGCCGCAGAGCGCACCGGTTTCGTTACTGATCGACAGCGTGAGCAGTTTCTTGCAGCTGTTTACCAGCGTCGTGATTTTTCGCCTGTTCATGCTGATCAACGAGCCACCGGCAAAAGGCCTGACCCTTTAG